DNA from Bacteroidota bacterium:
TTGAAAAATGCAATAATGGAATTGGGTCCTACCGGTTATCCTTTCGAGAAATTTGTTGGAGCATTAATCAAAAGTCAGGGTTTCGAAATAGATACCGGCCAGATAATAAACGGGCGGTGTGTACAGCATGAAGTAGACGTTGTTGCCGAGAATGAGGAAAAATTAATTGTGGTGGAATGTAAATTTCATCAGGAAGGAAAATCAAAAAGTGATGTAAAAGTACCTATGTATATTAGTTCAAGATTTGATGATATATTTAATCAATGGAAAAAAGAGGGAAAAATAAGAGGTCGGAAATATGAAGGTTGGGTGGTTACAAATACCAGATTCACTGGTGATGCCGAAAAATTTGGAAAATGCAATGGTTTAAAACTGCTATCATGGGATTACCCTAGTGGAAATAGCCTTAAAAATATTATAGACAAATCGGGACTACATCCTCTTACGAGTATTAAGAGTCTTACGCGTAAAGAGAAAAAAAATATACTGGATCAGGGAGCTGTTCTTTGCAAAGAATTAACAGAAGAATTGCTTGTTAAAAGTAATATCAATAGCCGTAAGATTAAAAAAATCCTGCTTGAGGCTAAAAATATATGTGAATTATTGTGATCTGAAAAATTTAAACGTATGAAAAATATAAAGGAAGCTTTTAAGGGGAATAGAGAATCGTGGAATAAACGCGCAGAAATACATTTTGATTCTGAGTTTTATGATAATAAGTCTTTTCTTAAAGGTAAAACATCACTTAAAGAGATCGAATTATCGGAGTTGGGAGATATTAACGGTAAGAAGCTACTGCATCTTCAATGTCATTTTGGACAGGATACTCTTTCGTTCTCGCGTATGGGTGCGGAGGTAACCGGAATTGATTTGTCGGATAAGGGCATTGATTTTGCAAATAAGTTAAAAGAGCAGGCAGGTTTAGATGCTAATTTTATTGTTTCGAATATTTATGACCTTAAAGATAATCTTGACGAAAAGTTTGATGTTGTTTATACGTCGTATGGGGTTTTAGGGTGGTTGCCCGATTTAGATAAATGGGCAAATATAGTTTCACATTTTTTAAAGCCAAACGGAGTTTTTTACATTGCTGAATTTCACCCGATTGTTTGGACCTTTGATGAGAAATTTGAAAATATAGCATATCCATATCAAAAAAGTGATGTAATAATAGAGGATATGAATAATACTTATGGCGATAAAAATGTAGAAGTGGAGCTCAGGGACTATATGTGGAATCACGGTTTGGGAGATGTGATAAATTCACTGATAAATAGCGGGCTGGAGGTAGAGTTTGTTAATGAACACAATTTCTCGCCATATAATGTTTTTGATGGAGGTATCGAAGTTGCTAAAGACAGGTTTATGATAAAAGGAATTGAAAATATGATTCCTTTGGTTTATTCAATAAAGGCAACCAGGAAAAGTTAGTTTTTAGTTTCTGTCAATAATTTCTTTGCTTTACTGTGGATAGAATAGGAGTAGGGGAAGTCTGCTAACTCTAAACATTTCTCCAGTGCTACTCTTGATTTTTTTATATTGTTTTTAATCAAATACAATTCACCAAGTTTTAAATAAGCATTTGCCTGATAATGCAATTTATTGTTGAACTGAAAAGCGGTGCATCTCTTGTAATTTTCAATTGCCTTGTTGTAATCGTTTAATTTATAGTAAATACCGGCAAGGCGGTAATAGTATATAATGTAATCGTTTGAGTTTTTACAAATATGCTCTCTGTTTTTGCTTAGAAGTGTCTTTTTGGCTTCATTGTAATTTCCTCCATCATAAATCAGTTGTGCTTTAACCAGTGTTGGATTGTCTAAAAACAAAACCTCGTTTTCGGCTGATTTATCGGTTTCACTAATTGAATTTATTTTTTTGTCGAGAGTTTTATATTTATAATGCCTGTATTTCTGAGTATTTCCCTTTATTAGTTCTAAATACGAAAGATACCTGTAGCCGGACTTTTTAAAATCATCTGTTTTGGCATTTTCAATAAATTCAAATAAGTATTTTTTGGCTCTGTTGTCGATTTCAAAAGTCAGCAGTTTTCCCGTAAAGTAGTTTAAGTAGTTAAACTTATTTTTCCATAGAATTTCATTTTGTATCAGAAGGTCTCTGGCTTCTTCGATCTTCGAATCCTTATATAGTAAATAAGATTCATAGTAAAGTAGAATAGGGTTTTTGTGGTAGTTTTTAATTTCATCAGAAATTCTCACAGAATTAACATCTCCAAATTCTTTTATGGCAAAAACATAGATAAATTTCTCTTTGTCTTTCATGAAATCGTAACTGCTATCTTTATTCTGTCTGATAGATCTTTCAATTTCTTTTATTCCTTTTTTATAGTTGCCTTCAAGTCCGAAAAATGCGGCAAACGATTTATAGTTGTCAGGAATTTGGCTAAAAGTACATAGTTGAAGTCCGTTTAGGGTGTGGATAGGGGAGAAGTCAGGGTGTATTTCTATTATTGAGTTTGTTAGTTTCGCAGCTTTGTAGATATTGAGTACACTATTCATATTGTGTCCTATCTTGGCATTTACAAGTGATTTCATCATCAGTATTTCTACCCTGTAAAAATCAAGCCATACTGACTTTAAAGGTGAAAGATTAATTTTTTCAAGAAAGTATGATAAAGAATCTGCCTGAATCTCATCTTTTTCAAAATCATTAAGCATGATCTTTGTAAAGTGAGATTGGGCTCTTATGTATGCTTCTGTGGGGGTAATTTTGTTTTTTTGAGCTGATAATATAGAGTCTGATTTGCTGAAGTTTAATGATAATGACTCATTATAGGCTTGTTTATATGCAGGATTCCACAGATTTTGCGCGTTTGCAGACAGGCTAATAAAAGATATGAGGAGAAAAAGTGCGGAGTGTTTCAATTGATATCGGGTATAACTTAATTATCACCAAATATAGAAAAAGCTGCCAATTAATTGACAGCTTTAATATTGTTAAAAAAACAGAATGTTTACTTAGTCTATAGAAGTAAACATAGCTTCCATTTTTTCTCTTTCTTCGTTTGCAAGGGCAGGATCAACTAAAATCCTTCCACTGTGCTCGTCAATAATTACTTTTTTTCTTGTAGCAATTTCCAATTGACGTTGTGGTGGTATAGTGAAGAATGAACCTCCTGAGGCACCACGTTCAATACTTACAACAGCTAAGCCGTTACGAACATTCTTGCGAATTCTTTTATAAGCAAAAATCAGTCTTTCTTCAATAAGCAGACCAAATTCCTCAGATTTAGCTAGCAAGAACTCTTCTTCGCGCTGAGTTTCGGCTAAAAT
Protein-coding regions in this window:
- a CDS encoding restriction endonuclease; translated protein: MKQFKITKKSGEQVLFEESKLRLSLEGSGADQQIIDKVIEELYSYAKDGMSTHKVYKIAYSILVKLSNRTAGRYRLKNAIMELGPTGYPFEKFVGALIKSQGFEIDTGQIINGRCVQHEVDVVAENEEKLIVVECKFHQEGKSKSDVKVPMYISSRFDDIFNQWKKEGKIRGRKYEGWVVTNTRFTGDAEKFGKCNGLKLLSWDYPSGNSLKNIIDKSGLHPLTSIKSLTRKEKKNILDQGAVLCKELTEELLVKSNINSRKIKKILLEAKNICELL
- a CDS encoding class I SAM-dependent methyltransferase; the encoded protein is MKNIKEAFKGNRESWNKRAEIHFDSEFYDNKSFLKGKTSLKEIELSELGDINGKKLLHLQCHFGQDTLSFSRMGAEVTGIDLSDKGIDFANKLKEQAGLDANFIVSNIYDLKDNLDEKFDVVYTSYGVLGWLPDLDKWANIVSHFLKPNGVFYIAEFHPIVWTFDEKFENIAYPYQKSDVIIEDMNNTYGDKNVEVELRDYMWNHGLGDVINSLINSGLEVEFVNEHNFSPYNVFDGGIEVAKDRFMIKGIENMIPLVYSIKATRKS
- a CDS encoding tetratricopeptide repeat protein, whose amino-acid sequence is MKHSALFLLISFISLSANAQNLWNPAYKQAYNESLSLNFSKSDSILSAQKNKITPTEAYIRAQSHFTKIMLNDFEKDEIQADSLSYFLEKINLSPLKSVWLDFYRVEILMMKSLVNAKIGHNMNSVLNIYKAAKLTNSIIEIHPDFSPIHTLNGLQLCTFSQIPDNYKSFAAFFGLEGNYKKGIKEIERSIRQNKDSSYDFMKDKEKFIYVFAIKEFGDVNSVRISDEIKNYHKNPILLYYESYLLYKDSKIEEARDLLIQNEILWKNKFNYLNYFTGKLLTFEIDNRAKKYLFEFIENAKTDDFKKSGYRYLSYLELIKGNTQKYRHYKYKTLDKKINSISETDKSAENEVLFLDNPTLVKAQLIYDGGNYNEAKKTLLSKNREHICKNSNDYIIYYYRLAGIYYKLNDYNKAIENYKRCTAFQFNNKLHYQANAYLKLGELYLIKNNIKKSRVALEKCLELADFPYSYSIHSKAKKLLTETKN